AGTTGACCGATGCTATTTTAGAAAAAGAGGTAGAGGGTAAAACCAGCGCAGAAACAGAGTTTGACGGCTTTGACCGTCTCCAATATTCGTTTAGGCCAACGCTAGCACAGTCGATAGGCTCAGCCGAGAACTTCTATCTGTATGAGCTAGGTATCGATGGCACGGCGGATGTGTGGGCTACGAAAAACCTTAACCTATCTGGCACCTTGCACCTCAATGTTGTCGATAACTACGACAAGTTTAATTACATCGTCCCACCGGATGGCACAGATGTGCCGCGAGTAAGAACCCTATTTAGAGCCTATGTGTCAGACAACGCCTTGTGGGTAAAAAACCTTCAGGCGACTTACTTTCAAGAATTTGGTAATGGATTTTATGGCCAAGCCTATGGCGGTTACTTAGAAACCATGTTTGCTGGTGCTGGTGGTGAGCTACTCTATCGTCCGCTGAATAAAAACTGGGCGATCAGCGCAGACATCAACTTAGTATCGCAGCGCGACCCAAGAAGTGCTTTTGGCGTGTTCGACCAAGAAGACCAAAACATCCCTGAGTTTGGCAGACCATTTAAGGCCGCTGTCAATCAAACCACCGGCTTTGTCACCGGCTACTACATGCCGCAATGGTCTTTCCTAGATAGCACGCTATTTAAGGTTGGGTTTGGTCAGTTCCTCGCTGGCGATGTGGGAACCCGTTTAGACTTCTCAAAACAGTTTAAAAGCGGTGTGATTGCCGGTGCCTACGCAAGCTTTACTAACTTAAGCTCAGAAGAGTTTGGTGAAGGCAGCTTTACCAAAGGTTTCTATGTTTCGATTCCATTCGACATCATGACAGTGAAACCGAGTGCGAATCGTGCGTTCTTCAACTGGCAGCCACTGACTCGAGACGGCGGACAGATGCTAGGACGTAAATACGAGCTGTTCAGTGTAACGGACGCTAGATCACCTTGGACGTCAAGGCCCAGCAAAGTCGAGTAACTCGTTCTTTAATATTCTCAGACATGGATTAACTTATGACAGATATTAGCGAATGTTTAATCGGTGTCTGAGGAAGGTTGTCAGTTTCCAGATGTAGCTAATGGACAGCACATACATGAGGAACGATAAGAGGAATAGAGCGAGCATGATAGACTCTCGGATTTGCAGCATCTCTCCTGCTACTCCAACAAGAGCATGTGCGAGTGATATGCTGCCGATGATAAAAAGGCTTTGGTAGCGACCCAATTTTAGGCGCGTACAGATATGATGTAAGTGCAACCGATCGGCGGAAAATGGAGACCGTCGATTTTTCATTCTTCGCAGCATGACCATTGCCATATCCATCAGCGGCACAGCGATAAGCCAAAGTGCAGTAACTGGACGCATCATAGGCTCTGCTGAAGGGACTCCTGACGATTTGGTGGCTGCTATCATCAGCCAAATCACAGTAAACCCAATAAGGAAACTGCCAGAATCTCCCATAAAAACGCGCAGTGAGCGGTTCGGTATGATATCTAGATTACAAACAGCATAAGGCACCATAGCTAAGATGAAAAGTATGCAAAAGGATGCGAGGTTAACCTCGCCACATGCATAGAAAAGAGTTGCGAGCCCAAGAAGGGTAACGCTGGCTAGAACACTCAACAACCCATCTGCACCGTCTACCATATTGAATGCAGTAATACACCCAATTAGCGCTACTGCTGTAAAGACCACACTATATTCGTGAATGTCGAGTTTGCCTGAACCCGTAAGATCGCCAAGATTTTCAATGCTGTGTCCGCCAACATTTGCTATCCAAATTGCTAATATAATCATCAAGCAAAGACGAATACCCGCCGAAATATCATACTTGTCATCAAACATACCGACGATGACCAAGATGGCTCCTCCGATAAGGTAGTCCAAGTTAATCGGAACAAGCGTGGGCTGCACTAGACAAAGAAAAACAACGGAAACAAATAGCGAAGCACCACCAACAAGCGGAATATCACCAGAATGCCTTTTTCTGTTACAAGGGCTATCCACAAAGCCATATCGTAAAGCTGCCTTGCGCATAGATAATAGGCTCAAGGTCGATACCGTGAGCACACCAGCCGTTGTTGTAAGCACTACTTGTTCCTTGACGTTGTGTTCTATTATATTGAGTGACTAACGTGACATCTTTGTGTCACTTTATCCCATAAAAACGTTATCTGATGTAATTGTTGTCACGAAGGTAATCTACAATCTGTATCGCACATTGTTCGATACTTTTTTCGCCACACTTAACGTGTATCTCTGGAGCGTTAGGTTCCTCATAAGCCGATGAGATACCAGTGAAGTTTTTGATTTCGCCGGATCGAGCTTTTTTATATAAGCCTTTGGGATCTCGAGATTCGCAAACATCAAGAGGGGTATCAATAAAAATCTCAATAAATTGAGACGAGTCAACAAGATCCCTTGCTATCTTTCTATCGGATGTAAAAGGGGAGATAAAAGCCGTTGATACTATGATACCTGCATCAACGAAAAGTTTTGCAACTTCGCTGACACGGCGAATGTTTTCTACTCGGTCGTCATCACTAAAGCCTAGGTCACCATTTAAACCATGGCGAACATTATCGCCATCTAGAAGGTACGTTTTGATACCTAGATCAAATAACATCTTGTCAACCGCGTTTGCGATCGTAGATTTCCCAGAGCCACTAAGCCCTGTAAACCACAAAATAGCTGGCTTTTGATTTAACTGTGTCACGCGCTCTTCATGACTCACAGAAGCTAAGTGCCAAACGACATCGCTTGACTTTTCATTCTGCGCATTTTTCTCGACATAAGGTGAAGTCATAAATCCTCTAAATAAATGTTAGTAAGAGCAGGGGTTTTTAGCTTTTAGCTGTTAGCTGTTAGCTGCTAGCTTCCCCAGCTCACAACCCATAAACCGTCACAATCCCCAGAATAGCCGTAATCCCATACACTATGCTGACAGGGATGCCCACTTTAATAAAATCGATGAGTCGATACTTACCAGCGTTGAAAACCATCAAGTTTGTTTGATAGCCATAGGGGCTAATAAAGCTTGCGCTGGCACCAAAAGCAACGGCCATGATAAACGCCATACTATTTGCGCCCATAGCTTCCGCTAAGCCTACAGCCATTGGAAATATGAGTGCGGCAGCAGCGTTGTTGGTGACCAGTTCGGTTAACCACCATGTGAGCAAATAGACAATGATTAACGCGGTAAGAGCCGTCATTCCAGACAGATAGTTTTCGACTACCCCTTCCAGTACATACTGTACGCCGACATTTGTCATCGCTTGAGATAATACCAAGGCAGAAGCAATGATTAACCAAATATCGACGGGAAACCTTCGGAGCAATTCATTAACGGAGAGGCAGTGGCTTAGAAGCAAAATACCAAGCAAGATGCATAATCCCTTAAACAAGGGAATGAATCCAAATGCTGCAAGCGCTATAGTAGCAAAGAAACCTAAACAAACTAAAACTTCTTTGCCACCTGTCAGCATGGAGTCAGTTTCAACACCACTCAGGACAATAAAGTTCTTCTGGATATTTTGTCTATGGGCAAAGTCAGAACCTACAGCCAGCACAAAAGCGTCGCCTGCTTCTATTTTAACCTCACCGAGCTTTCCAGACACCCTTTGACCGTCTCGGCGAATAGCGACCACCGCGGCGTCAAATTTAGCGCGAAATCCTGCTTTTTTCAGTGTCTGACCAACGATGTGACTTTCCGGCCGGATAACGACTTCGGTTAAATTGTCTAACGGGAGGCCATTGTTGTGAGCGAAGGTTTCAAGCCCGTCAAACTGACTAAGCTGCATGACCTTTTGAATATCACCACTAAAAATAAGGCGATCATTGACCTGTAACACTTCCGTTGGTGACACCGGACTGATTAGCTGGTTTGCACGAACGATCTCGACTAAAAACAGTGATTCCAAATGCCTTAAGCCATTTTGTTCAATGCTTTTACCAACAAGGTTCGATTTTGGTAACACCTTAGCATCGATAAAGTAGCTTTGGGTCTCTTTAAACTCGCGTTCATGTATCGGCAGCCAACGGCTACACACCAATAAAGTAACACCACATGAGGCAACCAACATGAGACCAACTTTAGTGAAGTCAAAAAACTGAAGTGAAGGTAATTGAAGATCTAAAACTAAGCTGTTGACGATAAGATTGGTTGAGGTACCAACCAGCGTTAACGTTCCGCCAAGAATAGCAGCATAAGACAAAGGAAGAAGCAATTTGCTTGCAGGATGATAGGGGTTATTCCTAATCGGTGCCAACATGGTAGAAACGACCGCTGTATTGTTCAAAATAGCGGAAGCACCAACAGTAATACCAAAAAGGCGCAACCAGGTTTGTAAGTAGCTTTGGTGCAACACGCGAACGGCAATTAATCTCAACAATCGAGTCTTTTCCAACGCCAGCGAGCAAAGCATAAGTAAAACAAGCGTTAATAAGCCCTGGTTAGACATACTGTTAAGTACATCTTGTGTCGATACTGCACTCGATGCAAAAAGCACCATAAACGCAACACCAAAAACCATCGCAGGTCGACTTTGAAATCGAATCAACCCCGCAATAGTTAAAACAAAAACAATAAGAACTAGCATTCAGTTCCCTTAGAAATACAGCAGTAGGAGGAGGGGGGGGCAGCTATCAGCTATAAGCTTCCAGCTATCAGTTCTCCCAATCACAGGCTCTTACTGAAAGCTGCCAGCTATAAGCTCCCAGCTATCAGTTCCTCCGTCTCAGGCTCTTACTGAAAGCTTCCAGCTATCAGTTCCCCCAATCACAGGTTCTTACTGAAAGCTGACAGCTACAAGCTTCCAGCTATCAGTTCCCCCATCTCAGGTTCTTACTGAAAGCTGACAGCTACAAGCTTCCAGCTCCCCTTCTCAGGCTCTGACTGAAAGCTGACAGCTATAAGCTTCCAGCTATAAGCTCTCCCTAAAGCTTTTTCGCTCCCCAATGCGGGAAGTGCTTAGTTACCAGCTTATTCAGTTCAAGCTCAAACTCAGAGTACTGCTCTGGCGCTTTTGCGGCGATAACCCCTTCAACAGAGCGGCGAATCATACCTGCACCAACAGTGATGTTCGTTAATCGATCAATAATGATAAACGCGCCTGTTGCTCGGTTATCATTGTAAGCGTCGAAAGCCACTTGCTCGGTAAAGGAAACTTGGCAGTGACCAATTTCGTTGAGCGCCAGTTGGTTCGTCGGTTGTTGTTCCATGGTGTTCACATCCACTTTGTAATGAATGTTCTGTATCTCACCAAAGACCGACTTAGCACCGACCTTGATCTCATATTGACGATCAACATGTAGAGGTTCTTCTGCCATCCATACAATATCCGCGTCCACCAATTGGCTCGACTCCGGTTGCTCATGAGGGCGTACTAGCATGTCACCACGACTGACGTCGATTTCGTCTTCAAGAGTGATAGTCACCGCTTGGTTAACGTGAGCTTTTTCAAGTTCACCATCAAAAGTAACAATCGACTTTACCTTGCTTTGTTTGGTTGAAGGCAATGCCATCACTGAGTCGCCAACACGAATGTCACCAGCGGCAATCGTACCTGCGAAACCGCGGAAATCGAGGTTAGGGCGATTAACATATTGCACAGGGAAGCGGAAGGCCTCGAAGCCGTCACGATGAATATTCACAGAGTTGAGCAATTTCATCAGTGGAGAGCCAGGGTACCAAGGCATGTTCTCGCTCTCGTTCACGACGTTGTCGCCTTTAAGAGCAGAAATAGGCACAAAGCGAATGTCTGTAAACTCAAGGTCTTTGGAAAACTCGCGGTAGTCGTCTTTGATTTTCTTGTAAACATCTTGGTCGTAATCGACGATATCCATTTTGTTCACAGCTACAACGATGTGTTTAATGCCCAGTAATGAACAAATATAGCTATGACGACGAGTTTGCACTTGAACGCCATGGCGAGCATCAATCAAAATAATAGCAAGGTCACACGTGGAAGCGCCTGTCGCCATGTTACGAGTATATTGCTCGTGCCCTGGAGTATCAGCAATAATGAATTTACGCTGCTCAGTCGAGAAGTAGCGATAAGCCACATCGATGGTAATGCCTTGCTCACGCTCTGATTGCAGACCATCCACTAAGAGTGCTAAGTCAAATTCTTCGTCAGTGGTATTAAAGCGTTTTGAGTCTTTCTCAATCGCTGACATCTGATCTTCAAAAATCATTTTTGAATCATAAAGCAAACGACCGATTAGAGTCGATTTGCCATCGTCAACACTACCACACGTTAAAAAGCGCAGTAGATCTTTGTTTTCATGTACTCGAAGATATTCTTGGATATCTTCAGCAATAAGGTTGGATGTGTGTGACATTTTTAATTCCTTCTAGAAAAAGAGGCGATAAGCTGTTAGCTGTTAGCTGTTAGCTGTTAGCTGTTAGCTCGCTCCTTCCTGCTTAATACTTTTCATTAGCCCCGTCAGCATGGCTGCGATTTCTTTAGTTTCGCGAAGCCATAGGTTTGCAATTTCTTTAGGCAAATAACCTATTTGTGAGCCAATGTAGATTTGTGTTCTGGCTTCAGCTAGCGATGAACGACTGATTTCTAAAAATCGGATCTTTTCACGATCGCTTGTGCGAGTCATTCCTTCCGCTATGTTACTGGGTACAGAGAGTCCTGAGCGAGTGAGTTGATTTCTATAACCGAAATCTTTTAGCGTTTCTGTCTCTCTATAAATATTGGCAGAGAGCCTAGTTGCTCTGCGCCAAACTTCTAGTTTTTCAAAATTCATATGACCCCCTAGGTCTAATGAAAAAAGAATAACTAGTCGGACTCGAACGACCTTCGCAAACTTTGATGTTTACGACTAACTTCACACAGCTGTCAGCTAAAAGCTACGAACTTTCAGCTACTCTTAGAAGTAGCCTTCCATCTTCTTCTTCTCCATCGAACCAGCTGAATCATGGTCAATCATCCGGCCTTGGCGTTCCGAAGTGGTGCATAGCAACATCTCTTGAATGATTTCTGGCAATGTTTTTGCTTCAGATTCAACGGCTCCGGTGAGTGGGTAGCAGCCTAAAGTGCGGAAGCGAACCATCTTCATTTCTGGTACTTCGCCTTCTTCTAGTGGCATGCGATCATCATCGACCATAATCAGGGTGCCATCGCGCTCCACAACAGGGCGTGGTGCAGAAAGGTATAGAGGGACAATTTCAATGTTTTCTAGGTAGATGTATTGCCAAATATCTAGCTCGGTCCAGTTTGACAGAGGGAACACACGAATGCTTTCGCCTTTCTCTACTTTTGAGTTGTAGATGTTCCAAAGCTCAGGGCGTTGGTTTTTAGGATCCCAGCGGTGGTTTTTATCGCGGAACGAGTAAACACGTTCT
The Vibrio sp. CB1-14 DNA segment above includes these coding regions:
- a CDS encoding four helix bundle protein codes for the protein MNFEKLEVWRRATRLSANIYRETETLKDFGYRNQLTRSGLSVPSNIAEGMTRTSDREKIRFLEISRSSLAEARTQIYIGSQIGYLPKEIANLWLRETKEIAAMLTGLMKSIKQEGAS
- the cysN gene encoding sulfate adenylyltransferase subunit CysN, translated to MSHTSNLIAEDIQEYLRVHENKDLLRFLTCGSVDDGKSTLIGRLLYDSKMIFEDQMSAIEKDSKRFNTTDEEFDLALLVDGLQSEREQGITIDVAYRYFSTEQRKFIIADTPGHEQYTRNMATGASTCDLAIILIDARHGVQVQTRRHSYICSLLGIKHIVVAVNKMDIVDYDQDVYKKIKDDYREFSKDLEFTDIRFVPISALKGDNVVNESENMPWYPGSPLMKLLNSVNIHRDGFEAFRFPVQYVNRPNLDFRGFAGTIAAGDIRVGDSVMALPSTKQSKVKSIVTFDGELEKAHVNQAVTITLEDEIDVSRGDMLVRPHEQPESSQLVDADIVWMAEEPLHVDRQYEIKVGAKSVFGEIQNIHYKVDVNTMEQQPTNQLALNEIGHCQVSFTEQVAFDAYNDNRATGAFIIIDRLTNITVGAGMIRRSVEGVIAAKAPEQYSEFELELNKLVTKHFPHWGAKKL
- a CDS encoding SLC13 family permease; translated protein: MLVLIVFVLTIAGLIRFQSRPAMVFGVAFMVLFASSAVSTQDVLNSMSNQGLLTLVLLMLCSLALEKTRLLRLIAVRVLHQSYLQTWLRLFGITVGASAILNNTAVVSTMLAPIRNNPYHPASKLLLPLSYAAILGGTLTLVGTSTNLIVNSLVLDLQLPSLQFFDFTKVGLMLVASCGVTLLVCSRWLPIHEREFKETQSYFIDAKVLPKSNLVGKSIEQNGLRHLESLFLVEIVRANQLISPVSPTEVLQVNDRLIFSGDIQKVMQLSQFDGLETFAHNNGLPLDNLTEVVIRPESHIVGQTLKKAGFRAKFDAAVVAIRRDGQRVSGKLGEVKIEAGDAFVLAVGSDFAHRQNIQKNFIVLSGVETDSMLTGGKEVLVCLGFFATIALAAFGFIPLFKGLCILLGILLLSHCLSVNELLRRFPVDIWLIIASALVLSQAMTNVGVQYVLEGVVENYLSGMTALTALIIVYLLTWWLTELVTNNAAAALIFPMAVGLAEAMGANSMAFIMAVAFGASASFISPYGYQTNLMVFNAGKYRLIDFIKVGIPVSIVYGITAILGIVTVYGL
- the cysD gene encoding sulfate adenylyltransferase subunit CysD → MDNNRLTHLKALEAESIQIMREVAAEFDNPVMLYSIGKDSSVLLHLARKAFYPGKIPFPLMHVDTDWKFKEMIEFRDRLASEYDFDLIVHKNPEGLAMGVGPFTHGSSKHTDIMKTQGLKQALDKYGFDAAFGGARRDEEKSRAKERVYSFRDKNHRWDPKNQRPELWNIYNSKVEKGESIRVFPLSNWTELDIWQYIYLENIEIVPLYLSAPRPVVERDGTLIMVDDDRMPLEEGEVPEMKMVRFRTLGCYPLTGAVESEAKTLPEIIQEMLLCTTSERQGRMIDHDSAGSMEKKKMEGYF
- the wecA gene encoding UDP-N-acetylglucosamine--undecaprenyl-phosphate N-acetylglucosaminephosphotransferase, with the protein product MLTTTAGVLTVSTLSLLSMRKAALRYGFVDSPCNRKRHSGDIPLVGGASLFVSVVFLCLVQPTLVPINLDYLIGGAILVIVGMFDDKYDISAGIRLCLMIILAIWIANVGGHSIENLGDLTGSGKLDIHEYSVVFTAVALIGCITAFNMVDGADGLLSVLASVTLLGLATLFYACGEVNLASFCILFILAMVPYAVCNLDIIPNRSLRVFMGDSGSFLIGFTVIWLMIAATKSSGVPSAEPMMRPVTALWLIAVPLMDMAMVMLRRMKNRRSPFSADRLHLHHICTRLKLGRYQSLFIIGSISLAHALVGVAGEMLQIRESIMLALFLLSFLMYVLSISYIWKLTTFLRHRLNIR
- the cysC gene encoding adenylyl-sulfate kinase, coding for MTSPYVEKNAQNEKSSDVVWHLASVSHEERVTQLNQKPAILWFTGLSGSGKSTIANAVDKMLFDLGIKTYLLDGDNVRHGLNGDLGFSDDDRVENIRRVSEVAKLFVDAGIIVSTAFISPFTSDRKIARDLVDSSQFIEIFIDTPLDVCESRDPKGLYKKARSGEIKNFTGISSAYEEPNAPEIHVKCGEKSIEQCAIQIVDYLRDNNYIR